A single genomic interval of Nocardioides nitrophenolicus harbors:
- a CDS encoding adenylate/guanylate cyclase domain-containing protein translates to MSDEGPERTSQGDEPQLTAAEVAERAGLSLDLTRRLFRTLGFAEHGDERAYTEADVAALRILGAAPGDEVVVPEVALNVTRGIGITMARLADWEVGELVQHVADAAPEDAEDPGAWVTARLGGHFEDLLVYAWRRHLAAAIARMEAVRALDDDPHTTDLSVGFADIVGFTALSNEASRERIGELVEVFEARCGDVIAREQGRLIKSMGDAVLYVNDDPMAAFTTAEGIINVIGRDPRMPDVRVGLATGGVVLRMGDVFGPPVNLAARLTQVARRNRIIVDHATADLLPADQVESRPLPARPVRGFGVVEPVAVRRA, encoded by the coding sequence GTGTCTGACGAGGGTCCCGAGCGGACCTCCCAGGGAGACGAGCCGCAGCTCACCGCGGCCGAGGTCGCCGAGCGGGCGGGCCTCTCGCTCGACCTGACCCGGCGCCTGTTCCGCACCCTCGGGTTCGCCGAGCACGGCGACGAGCGCGCCTACACCGAGGCGGACGTGGCGGCGCTGCGGATCCTCGGGGCGGCCCCGGGCGACGAGGTCGTCGTCCCCGAGGTCGCGCTCAACGTCACCCGGGGCATCGGCATCACCATGGCCCGGCTGGCCGACTGGGAGGTCGGCGAGCTGGTGCAGCACGTCGCCGACGCCGCGCCCGAGGACGCCGAGGACCCGGGCGCCTGGGTGACCGCCCGGCTGGGCGGGCACTTCGAGGACCTGCTGGTCTACGCGTGGCGCCGCCACCTCGCCGCCGCGATCGCGCGGATGGAGGCGGTCCGCGCCCTCGACGACGATCCCCACACCACCGACCTGAGCGTCGGCTTCGCCGACATCGTGGGCTTCACCGCGCTCTCCAACGAGGCCTCGCGGGAGCGGATCGGCGAGCTGGTCGAGGTGTTCGAGGCGCGGTGCGGCGACGTGATCGCGCGCGAGCAGGGCCGGCTGATCAAGAGCATGGGCGACGCCGTGCTCTACGTGAACGACGACCCGATGGCCGCGTTCACCACCGCCGAGGGGATCATCAACGTGATCGGCCGCGACCCACGGATGCCCGACGTACGCGTCGGCCTGGCCACCGGCGGCGTGGTGCTGCGGATGGGCGACGTCTTCGGCCCGCCGGTCAACCTGGCCGCCCGGCTGACCCAGGTCGCGCGCCGCAACCGGATCATCGTCGACCACGCCACCGCCGACCTGCTGCCCGCCGACCAGGTCGAGTCGCGTCCGCTCCCGGCCCGTCCGGTGCGGGGCTTCGGCGTCGTCGAACCCGTTGCGGTAAGGCGTGCCTGA
- a CDS encoding HNH endonuclease signature motif containing protein, translating into MDLGTQPRATASLLARLGDRVRAREASVVEEWGDIAAWGSDHIITGPEGAATIAGGFLDTGVPVAGDGAPLVSEFALMELVAVLGRTPDGGRAYVGRVLACAWRLPRVYAAVLAGRLAPWRAERIADLTHALSAEAAAFVDRQLYDATGIGWAQLERLVAEATLRFDPERAEADRKVAADQRRFEIGEVDQHGLVHLDALLDAADGHDLDLAVARRAEVLGRLGDDSSLDVRRSKAAAELARQDLALDLLIPDPDTGAVVATVPGRRVVLNVHVTDTALVGANPVARWDEGRCPVTAAQVREWLQTRDTTIIVRPVIDLADHVPVDSYEIPDRHRTQVTLRDPTCRFPHCTRPSTRCDLDHHRPHGVGGPTCPCNLVPLCRRHHRAKTHSRWRYDTPAPATYVWTSPAGFRFRVDYRGTHPLPPPDE; encoded by the coding sequence ATGGATCTCGGAACCCAGCCCCGCGCGACAGCCTCGCTGCTGGCGCGTCTCGGTGACCGGGTCCGCGCCCGCGAGGCGTCGGTGGTCGAGGAGTGGGGCGACATCGCCGCCTGGGGTAGCGACCACATCATCACCGGCCCCGAGGGCGCGGCGACGATCGCCGGGGGCTTCCTCGACACCGGTGTCCCCGTCGCGGGCGACGGTGCGCCGCTGGTCAGTGAGTTCGCGCTGATGGAGCTGGTCGCCGTCCTGGGCCGCACCCCTGACGGTGGCCGGGCCTATGTCGGACGCGTCCTCGCCTGCGCGTGGCGGCTGCCCCGGGTCTACGCCGCGGTCCTGGCCGGCCGGCTGGCGCCCTGGCGCGCCGAACGCATCGCCGACCTCACCCACGCCTTGTCGGCCGAGGCGGCGGCGTTCGTGGACCGACAGCTCTACGACGCCACCGGGATCGGGTGGGCCCAGCTCGAACGCCTCGTCGCCGAAGCGACGCTCCGGTTCGACCCCGAGCGGGCCGAAGCCGACCGCAAGGTCGCTGCCGACCAGCGTCGCTTCGAAATCGGGGAGGTCGACCAGCACGGTCTGGTCCACCTCGACGCACTGCTGGATGCCGCCGACGGACACGACCTCGACCTCGCGGTCGCCCGTCGGGCTGAGGTGTTGGGCCGGCTCGGCGATGACTCCTCGTTGGACGTGCGGCGGTCCAAGGCTGCCGCCGAGCTGGCCCGCCAGGATCTGGCGCTCGACCTGCTCATCCCCGACCCCGACACCGGTGCGGTGGTCGCGACCGTCCCGGGCCGCAGAGTGGTGTTGAACGTGCACGTCACCGACACCGCCCTGGTCGGGGCCAACCCGGTCGCACGGTGGGACGAGGGTCGCTGCCCGGTCACCGCCGCTCAGGTCCGCGAGTGGCTCCAGACCCGTGACACCACGATCATCGTGCGGCCGGTCATCGACCTGGCCGACCACGTCCCGGTCGACTCCTACGAGATCCCCGACCGCCACCGCACCCAGGTCACGCTGCGCGACCCCACCTGCCGGTTCCCCCACTGCACCCGCCCCAGCACCAGATGCGACCTCGACCACCATCGCCCCCACGGTGTGGGTGGGCCGACGTGTCCGTGCAACCTGGTTCCCCTGTGTCGGCGCCACCACCGCGCCAAGACCCACTCCCGCTGGCGCTACGACACTCCCGCCCCGGCGACCTATGTGTGGACCAGCCCGGCCGGGTTCCGGTTCCGCGTGGACTACCGCGGCACCCACCCCCTGCCGCCACCCGACGAGTAG
- a CDS encoding helix-turn-helix transcriptional regulator, whose product MLELLGLLQARVEWTAPELAARLGVTERTVRNDVARLRELGYPVDGVRGRTGHYRLGVGAKLPPLLLDDEEAVAVAVGLRTLTGVAGFEESGGRALTKLEHVLPDRLRRRVNSLREATEAGPVNTDSNVEDPEVDAGVLAEIADAVRDHRGLRAFYGADEARIEIEPYRLVAWQRRWFVVGRAPATGAWAPYRVDWLTLRIPGGRTFRPAPLPGDLTELVVREVARTGWAVHARLVVDAPAEEVLARINPAVGVVEPRPDGRSVLVTGGDSLEIVAVWIGMLGLDFTVESPDALVEHLRVLADRYAGAVAGSPGCPPPSRYRGAPVGPPS is encoded by the coding sequence GTGCTCGAGCTGCTCGGGCTGCTCCAGGCGCGGGTCGAGTGGACCGCGCCCGAGTTGGCCGCCCGGCTCGGCGTCACGGAGCGGACGGTGCGCAACGACGTCGCCCGGCTGCGCGAGCTCGGCTACCCCGTCGACGGCGTACGCGGGCGCACCGGCCACTACCGGCTCGGCGTCGGCGCCAAGCTGCCCCCGCTGCTGCTCGACGACGAGGAGGCGGTGGCGGTCGCCGTCGGGCTGCGCACCCTGACCGGAGTCGCCGGCTTCGAGGAGAGCGGCGGCCGGGCGCTGACCAAGCTCGAGCACGTGCTGCCCGACCGCCTGCGCCGCCGGGTCAACTCGTTGCGCGAGGCCACCGAGGCCGGCCCGGTCAACACCGACTCCAATGTCGAGGACCCCGAGGTCGACGCCGGCGTGCTCGCCGAGATCGCCGACGCCGTCCGCGACCACCGCGGGCTGCGCGCGTTCTACGGTGCGGACGAGGCGCGGATCGAGATCGAGCCGTACCGACTGGTGGCGTGGCAGCGGCGCTGGTTCGTGGTGGGCCGCGCCCCGGCGACGGGCGCGTGGGCGCCGTACCGCGTCGACTGGCTGACCCTGCGCATCCCCGGCGGCCGCACCTTCCGTCCCGCTCCCCTGCCGGGGGACCTCACCGAGCTGGTCGTGCGCGAGGTGGCCCGCACCGGCTGGGCCGTCCACGCCCGGCTGGTCGTCGACGCGCCCGCCGAGGAGGTCCTGGCCCGGATCAACCCTGCCGTCGGCGTCGTCGAGCCGCGCCCCGACGGGCGCTCGGTGCTGGTCACCGGCGGCGACAGCCTGGAGATCGTCGCGGTGTGGATCGGCATGCTCGGCCTGGACTTCACCGTCGAGTCCCCCGACGCGCTGGTCGAGCACCTGCGAGTGCTGGCGGACAGGTACGCCGGCGCGGTCGCCGGGTCCCCCGGCTGCCCCCCGCCCTCCCGATATCGGGGTGCCCCTGTCGGCCCCCCCTCCTAA
- a CDS encoding DNA glycosylase AlkZ-like family protein, which translates to MIRLDRDQARRIAVRAQLLDRRHTGSVAEVVEELTLLQVDPTAAVAPSVDLVLWSRLGDGYAHSDLTFALETERSLAELSSYVRAMDDIGLLLAVGPRELHPRVHEWLAANQAFRADVLALLGAEGARTAAEVPDTCEVPWASSGWNDAKNVNRLLELLTLLGDVAVAGRRGKLRVYDLADRVYPGDLDVPAYDRARALLDRRELAALGIARTGPGEEASVEGCAGTWRVDPDALAALDDAFTGRCAFLSPFDRLVYDRDRALELFDFAYVLEMYKPAASRRWGYFALPILYRDRLVGKLDAKADRKAGVLRVHALHEDLPWDPELGDAVDAELTALGDWLGMGVVRSHARDRP; encoded by the coding sequence GTGATCCGGCTCGACCGCGACCAGGCCCGGCGGATCGCGGTCCGGGCCCAGCTCCTCGACCGCCGCCACACCGGCTCCGTGGCCGAGGTGGTCGAGGAGCTGACCCTGCTCCAGGTCGACCCGACCGCCGCGGTGGCGCCGAGCGTCGACCTGGTGCTGTGGTCCCGGCTCGGTGACGGCTACGCGCACTCCGACCTGACCTTCGCGCTGGAGACCGAGCGCTCGCTGGCCGAGCTGTCGTCGTACGTGCGCGCGATGGACGACATCGGCCTGCTCCTCGCCGTCGGGCCCCGCGAGCTGCATCCCCGGGTCCACGAGTGGCTGGCGGCCAACCAGGCCTTCCGGGCCGACGTGCTCGCGCTGCTCGGCGCCGAGGGCGCCCGCACCGCCGCCGAGGTGCCCGACACCTGCGAGGTGCCGTGGGCCTCCAGCGGGTGGAACGACGCCAAGAACGTCAACCGCCTGCTCGAGCTGCTGACCCTGCTCGGCGACGTCGCGGTCGCCGGACGCCGCGGCAAGCTGCGGGTCTACGACCTCGCCGACCGGGTCTACCCCGGCGACCTCGACGTGCCGGCGTACGACCGGGCTCGGGCCCTCCTGGACCGTCGCGAGCTGGCCGCCCTGGGCATCGCCCGGACCGGCCCGGGTGAGGAGGCGAGCGTCGAGGGCTGCGCCGGGACCTGGCGGGTCGACCCCGACGCGCTCGCGGCGCTCGACGACGCCTTCACCGGACGATGCGCCTTCCTGTCGCCCTTCGACCGGCTGGTCTACGACCGCGACCGGGCGCTCGAGCTGTTCGACTTCGCCTACGTCCTCGAGATGTACAAGCCCGCCGCGTCCCGGCGCTGGGGCTACTTCGCGCTGCCGATCCTCTACCGCGACCGACTCGTCGGCAAGCTCGACGCCAAGGCCGACCGCAAGGCCGGGGTGCTGCGCGTGCACGCGCTCCACGAGGACCTGCCCTGGGACCCGGAGCTCGGCGATGCGGTCGACGCCGAGCTCACCGCGCTCGGCGACTGGCTGGGGATGGGGGTGGTGCGGAGTCACGCCCGTGACCGCCCGTGA
- a CDS encoding winged helix-turn-helix domain-containing protein: MIEVQDVRVDPSTRRTWRGDREILLSRKEFDLVHALIARAGSVVSREELMRDVWGVTFWTSSKTIDVHLGWVRRKLGDDTRQPRLITTIRGQGLRFELGLAADATSSA, translated from the coding sequence GTGATCGAGGTGCAGGACGTTCGGGTCGACCCGTCGACCCGGCGCACGTGGCGGGGGGACCGCGAGATCCTGTTGTCGCGCAAGGAGTTCGACCTGGTGCATGCGCTCATCGCGCGCGCCGGGTCGGTGGTCAGCCGCGAGGAGCTGATGCGTGACGTCTGGGGCGTGACCTTCTGGACGTCGTCGAAGACGATCGACGTCCATCTGGGGTGGGTACGCCGCAAGCTGGGTGACGACACCCGGCAGCCGCGGCTGATCACCACGATCCGCGGCCAGGGGCTGCGCTTCGAGCTCGGCCTGGCCGCGGACGCCACCAGTTCGGCATAG
- a CDS encoding biotin--[acetyl-CoA-carboxylase] ligase, whose protein sequence is MTSGSTPPPTRGPLDGDRLAGASDLTPDLSFELLAEAPSTNEIAAERARGGAHEGLVVVADHQSSGRGRLDRTWQTPPGTAVTFSLVLRPTVPPASWPWLPLLVGHNVAKAITALGYDAQVKWPNDVLLDGDRKVAGILVERVETPTGPAAVVGVGINVAMSADELPVPTATSLAVAGPGAPDRTSVLLAVVAAVREGYDVWQTGGEQGTARLATSYRSHCATLGRDVRVELPGGGELLGRATDIDDDGRLVVTTADGTERVGAGDVIHVRPS, encoded by the coding sequence GTGACTTCCGGCTCCACTCCGCCCCCCACCCGTGGACCGCTCGACGGCGACCGTCTCGCCGGCGCGTCCGACCTCACCCCCGACCTCTCCTTCGAGCTGCTCGCCGAGGCGCCCTCGACCAACGAGATCGCCGCCGAGCGGGCTCGCGGCGGCGCGCACGAAGGGCTCGTGGTCGTCGCCGACCACCAGTCGTCGGGACGCGGTCGCCTCGACCGGACCTGGCAGACCCCGCCGGGCACCGCGGTCACCTTCTCGCTGGTGCTGCGCCCCACGGTGCCGCCGGCGTCCTGGCCCTGGCTGCCGCTGCTCGTCGGCCACAACGTCGCGAAGGCGATCACCGCGCTCGGCTACGACGCGCAGGTCAAGTGGCCCAATGACGTCCTCCTCGACGGCGACCGCAAGGTGGCCGGCATCCTCGTCGAGCGGGTCGAGACGCCCACCGGTCCGGCCGCCGTCGTCGGCGTCGGCATCAACGTGGCGATGAGCGCCGACGAGCTGCCCGTCCCGACCGCGACCAGCCTCGCGGTCGCCGGGCCCGGCGCCCCCGACCGCACCTCCGTGCTGCTGGCGGTCGTCGCCGCCGTCCGCGAGGGGTACGACGTGTGGCAGACCGGGGGCGAGCAGGGCACCGCGCGCCTCGCCACGTCGTACCGCTCCCACTGCGCGACCCTGGGCCGCGACGTGCGGGTGGAGCTGCCCGGGGGCGGGGAGCTGCTCGGCCGCGCCACCGACATCGACGACGACGGCCGGCTCGTCGTGACCACCGCCGACGGGACCGAGCGGGTCGGCGCCGGCGACGTCATCCACGTCCGGCCGAGCTGA
- a CDS encoding PH domain-containing protein gives MAISKKLLNPGERLIISTRQHPKALFGPILALVVLLAIGVAAQVLLDDTGFQRVLTLIVWVLVAIGILWFSVRPFLDWLTTVHAFTDRRLITRNGIITRRGHDIPLARVSDIAIEINLIDRPFGCGSLLISDASTFGTVRLNDIPHVEATQRQLNELLHELHSGPARRDEGV, from the coding sequence GTGGCCATCTCCAAGAAGCTGCTCAACCCCGGCGAGCGGCTGATCATCAGCACCCGTCAGCACCCCAAGGCGCTGTTCGGGCCGATCCTCGCGCTCGTCGTGCTCCTCGCGATCGGTGTCGCCGCGCAGGTCCTGCTCGACGACACCGGCTTCCAGCGGGTGCTGACCCTGATCGTGTGGGTGCTCGTCGCGATCGGGATCCTGTGGTTCTCGGTGCGTCCGTTCCTCGACTGGCTCACCACGGTGCACGCCTTCACCGACCGTCGGCTGATCACCCGCAACGGGATCATCACCCGGCGCGGGCACGACATCCCGCTAGCCCGGGTCAGCGACATCGCGATCGAGATCAACCTGATCGACCGGCCGTTCGGCTGCGGCAGCCTGCTGATCTCCGACGCCTCCACCTTCGGCACCGTGCGCCTCAACGACATCCCCCACGTCGAGGCCACCCAGCGCCAGCTCAACGAGCTGCTCCACGAGCTCCACAGCGGACCCGCTCGCCGGGACGAAGGTGTCTGA
- the purE gene encoding 5-(carboxyamino)imidazole ribonucleotide mutase yields MTARVGIVMGSDSDWPVMKAAAEALREFDIAYEADVVSAHRMPAEMLSYGQEAAGRGLSVIIAGAGGAAHLPGMLAAVTPLPVIGVPVPLKYLDGMDSLLSIVQMPAGVPVATVAIGGARNAGLLAVRILAATDPALQRRMTEFQAELKAVAEAKGSVVRDQ; encoded by the coding sequence ATGACTGCACGCGTGGGCATCGTGATGGGCTCCGACTCCGACTGGCCGGTAATGAAGGCGGCGGCCGAGGCGCTGCGCGAGTTCGACATCGCCTACGAGGCCGACGTGGTGTCCGCGCACCGGATGCCGGCCGAGATGCTCTCCTACGGCCAGGAGGCGGCGGGGCGGGGGCTGTCGGTGATCATCGCCGGAGCGGGCGGCGCGGCCCACCTGCCCGGGATGCTGGCGGCGGTGACGCCGCTCCCGGTGATCGGGGTGCCGGTGCCGCTGAAGTACCTCGACGGCATGGACTCCCTGCTCTCGATCGTGCAGATGCCGGCGGGGGTGCCGGTGGCGACGGTCGCGATCGGTGGGGCGCGCAACGCGGGCCTGCTCGCGGTGAGGATCCTCGCGGCGACCGACCCGGCGCTGCAGAGGCGGATGACCGAGTTCCAGGCCGAGTTGAAGGCCGTCGCCGAGGCGAAGGGCTCCGTCGTGCGGGATCAGTGA
- a CDS encoding epoxide hydrolase family protein: MNQITPFVIDIPQTDLDDLRGRLARTRFAPAVPGDPWTYGTPESYLRAMVERWQDFDWRAVEARLNAYDGFVTEVDGQRIHFLHVRSKHADATPLLLAHTYPGSQLDFLDMIDPLVDPEAHGGRAEDAFHLVIPSMPGFGFSTPVVDTGWTMKRVAAAYDVLMRRLGYDSYGVHGSDGGAMVGRELAVANPEGFRGAHVLHLFSFPSGDPAEFEGFGPKEYAALEHMQWFQSVGGYNQMNGTRPQTVAAGLADSPVAVLAYSELFESFGNGTSLVTPEQVLAQATLYWLTNTYGSAARYHYEEQHAGAEPVVSTGRIGVAVFKDDFQTIRSLAERDNANIAHWSEFPRGGHFAALEVPLDVVADLRVFFG; the protein is encoded by the coding sequence ATGAACCAGATCACGCCCTTCGTCATCGACATCCCGCAGACCGACCTCGACGACCTCCGCGGTCGTCTCGCCCGCACCCGCTTCGCCCCCGCCGTCCCCGGCGACCCGTGGACCTACGGCACGCCGGAGTCCTACCTGCGCGCCATGGTCGAGCGCTGGCAGGACTTCGACTGGCGCGCGGTCGAGGCCCGCCTCAACGCGTACGACGGCTTCGTCACCGAGGTGGACGGCCAGCGGATCCACTTCCTGCACGTCCGCTCGAAGCACGCCGACGCCACGCCCCTGCTCCTGGCCCACACCTACCCGGGCTCACAGCTCGACTTCCTCGACATGATCGACCCGCTCGTCGACCCCGAGGCCCACGGCGGTCGCGCCGAGGACGCCTTCCACCTGGTCATCCCCTCGATGCCGGGCTTCGGGTTCTCCACGCCCGTCGTCGACACCGGCTGGACCATGAAGCGGGTCGCGGCGGCGTACGACGTGCTCATGCGGCGCCTCGGCTACGACTCGTACGGCGTCCACGGCAGCGACGGCGGTGCCATGGTCGGCCGCGAGCTCGCGGTCGCGAACCCGGAGGGCTTCCGCGGCGCGCACGTGCTGCACCTGTTCTCGTTCCCGAGCGGCGACCCGGCCGAGTTCGAGGGCTTCGGACCCAAGGAGTACGCCGCGCTGGAGCACATGCAGTGGTTCCAGTCGGTCGGCGGCTACAACCAGATGAACGGCACCCGGCCGCAGACGGTCGCCGCCGGCCTCGCCGACTCGCCGGTCGCGGTGCTGGCCTACAGCGAGCTGTTCGAGAGCTTCGGCAACGGCACCAGCCTGGTCACGCCCGAGCAGGTGCTGGCGCAGGCGACGCTGTACTGGCTGACCAACACCTACGGCTCGGCCGCGCGCTACCACTACGAGGAGCAGCACGCCGGCGCGGAGCCGGTCGTGAGCACCGGCCGGATCGGGGTCGCGGTCTTCAAGGACGACTTCCAGACGATCCGCTCGCTCGCCGAGCGGGACAACGCGAACATCGCGCACTGGTCGGAGTTCCCGCGCGGCGGGCACTTCGCGGCGCTGGAGGTGCCGCTGGACGTGGTCGCCGACCTGCGGGTGTTCTTCGGCTGA
- a CDS encoding DUF885 domain-containing protein, protein MTRLVDARTDRFVEDLAALDPLTATYAGIPGHDGELPDLSPDGFAASEELHRRALAEVAALPAADEREEVAKAAFLERVGLTVERADAGVERSEFSVISSAIHAVREVFDLMPTDTAEQWDAIGSRLAAVPAALAGYRTTLLEETAAGRVSARRQYAEVAAQVRGWTGQEGAAGDYFAGVVAAAPAERRAALETAAASASAAYAEFGRFVETDLLPRARVVDGVGRDHYTLASRYFLGASVDLEETYRWGWEELKRIEDDMAATAGRIVPGGSVADAVAALDADPARDCGSREAFQAWMQERSDAILADFDGVHFDIAEPIRTLQCKVAPINDGGAWYTPPTEDFSRPGTMWFSFTDDNARYSTWRETTTVFHEGVPGHHLQVAQAVHRADLLNRWQRLLCWVSGHGEGWALYAERLMDELGYFADPGERLGFLDMQGFRAARVVVDIGVHLGLAVPVDNPFGWRPGETWDADLAYEFMRAHSRMDDGSLRFEVNRYLGWPGQAPSYKVGERIWLESRAAAQARHGAAFDLKAFHTAALDLGSLGLDPLRAALARL, encoded by the coding sequence ATGACGCGACTCGTGGACGCCCGCACCGACCGGTTCGTCGAGGACCTCGCCGCCCTCGACCCGCTGACCGCGACCTATGCCGGGATCCCCGGCCACGACGGCGAGCTGCCCGACCTCTCCCCCGACGGCTTCGCCGCGAGCGAGGAGCTGCACCGCCGGGCGCTGGCCGAGGTCGCCGCGCTGCCGGCGGCCGACGAGCGCGAGGAAGTCGCCAAGGCGGCCTTCCTCGAACGCGTGGGGCTCACCGTCGAGCGGGCCGACGCGGGCGTCGAGCGCAGCGAGTTCTCGGTGATCTCCAGCGCGATCCACGCCGTGCGCGAGGTGTTCGACCTGATGCCGACCGACACCGCCGAGCAGTGGGACGCGATCGGGTCGCGGCTCGCCGCGGTGCCGGCCGCCCTCGCCGGCTACCGCACGACCCTGCTCGAGGAGACGGCCGCCGGTCGGGTGTCGGCCCGGCGGCAGTACGCCGAGGTCGCCGCCCAGGTGCGCGGCTGGACCGGCCAGGAGGGCGCCGCCGGCGACTACTTCGCCGGTGTCGTGGCGGCGGCCCCGGCCGAGCGGCGAGCGGCGCTGGAGACCGCGGCGGCGAGCGCGTCGGCGGCCTATGCCGAGTTCGGGCGCTTCGTCGAGACCGACCTGCTCCCCCGCGCCCGGGTCGTCGACGGAGTGGGCCGCGACCACTACACGCTGGCCTCGCGCTACTTCCTCGGCGCGAGCGTGGACCTCGAGGAGACCTATCGCTGGGGCTGGGAGGAGCTCAAGCGGATCGAGGACGACATGGCCGCCACCGCGGGCCGCATCGTCCCGGGCGGCTCGGTCGCCGACGCCGTCGCCGCCCTCGACGCCGACCCGGCCCGTGACTGCGGCAGCCGCGAGGCGTTCCAGGCCTGGATGCAGGAGCGCTCCGACGCGATCCTGGCCGACTTCGACGGCGTGCACTTCGACATCGCCGAGCCGATCCGCACCCTGCAGTGCAAGGTCGCCCCGATCAACGACGGCGGCGCCTGGTACACCCCGCCCACCGAGGACTTCTCGCGGCCCGGAACGATGTGGTTCTCCTTCACCGACGACAACGCCCGCTACTCCACCTGGCGCGAGACCACCACGGTCTTCCACGAGGGCGTGCCCGGCCACCACCTGCAGGTCGCCCAGGCGGTCCACCGTGCCGACCTGCTCAACCGTTGGCAGCGGCTGCTGTGCTGGGTCAGCGGTCACGGCGAGGGCTGGGCGCTCTACGCCGAGCGGCTGATGGACGAGCTGGGCTACTTCGCCGACCCCGGCGAGCGACTCGGCTTCCTCGACATGCAGGGCTTCCGCGCGGCCCGGGTGGTCGTCGACATCGGCGTCCACCTGGGGCTCGCCGTGCCGGTCGACAACCCGTTCGGCTGGCGCCCCGGCGAGACCTGGGACGCCGACCTGGCCTACGAGTTCATGCGGGCCCACTCGCGGATGGACGACGGGTCGCTGCGCTTCGAGGTCAACCGCTATCTCGGCTGGCCGGGCCAGGCGCCGTCCTACAAGGTGGGCGAGCGCATCTGGCTGGAGTCCCGGGCGGCCGCCCAGGCCCGCCACGGCGCCGCCTTCGACCTCAAGGCCTTCCACACCGCGGCCCTCGACCTCGGCAGCCTCGGCCTCGACCCGCTGCGGGCCGCGCTGGCTCGGCTCTGA
- a CDS encoding 5-(carboxyamino)imidazole ribonucleotide synthase, with translation MSTTEPAPRIAVIGGGQLARMMAQPAIALGVPLRLLAEAEGVSAAQVIPDRQVGDYRDLATLRAVTEGCSVVTFDHEHVPTEHLRALAADGVTAHPGPEALVHAQDKIVMREAMARLGAPQPRWAVVASEADVEAFGLPCVLKVSRGGYDGKGVWVVRTLADAAEPLAAAAARAGDGVRLLAEELVDFRRELSALVARAPSGQAAAYPVVATLQVDGVCREVIAPAPDLDPALGTSAQELALRIAGELDVTGILAVELFETTDAEGRPVVYVNELAMRPHNTGHWTQDGAVTSQFENHLRAALDLPLGSPAPRARWTVMVNILGGDNPDVGRLYDGYPHALARDPRLRVHLYGKDLRPGRKVGHVNVYGDDLEDCLERGRHAAAWFRGDLGNESE, from the coding sequence GTGTCGACGACCGAACCCGCGCCCCGGATCGCCGTGATCGGCGGCGGTCAGCTCGCCCGGATGATGGCCCAGCCGGCCATCGCCCTCGGCGTACCCCTCCGCCTGCTGGCCGAGGCCGAGGGCGTCTCCGCCGCGCAGGTGATCCCCGACCGCCAGGTCGGCGACTACCGCGACCTGGCCACGCTGCGTGCCGTCACCGAGGGCTGCTCGGTCGTCACCTTCGACCATGAGCACGTCCCGACCGAGCACCTGCGCGCGCTCGCCGCGGACGGCGTCACCGCCCACCCCGGGCCCGAGGCGCTGGTCCACGCCCAGGACAAGATCGTCATGCGCGAGGCGATGGCCCGGCTCGGCGCCCCCCAGCCCCGCTGGGCGGTCGTCGCCTCCGAGGCCGACGTCGAGGCCTTCGGCCTGCCGTGCGTGCTCAAGGTCTCCCGCGGCGGGTACGACGGCAAGGGCGTCTGGGTGGTCCGCACCCTCGCCGACGCGGCCGAGCCGCTCGCCGCGGCCGCCGCGCGCGCCGGCGACGGCGTCCGCCTGCTCGCCGAGGAGCTGGTCGACTTCCGCCGCGAGCTCTCCGCGCTCGTCGCCCGCGCCCCCAGCGGCCAGGCGGCGGCGTACCCGGTCGTCGCGACGCTGCAGGTCGACGGGGTGTGCCGCGAGGTGATCGCCCCCGCTCCCGACCTCGACCCCGCGCTCGGCACCTCCGCCCAGGAGCTCGCGCTGCGCATCGCCGGCGAGCTCGACGTCACCGGCATCCTCGCCGTCGAGCTGTTCGAGACGACCGACGCCGAGGGTCGCCCGGTCGTCTACGTCAACGAGCTCGCCATGCGCCCCCACAACACCGGCCACTGGACCCAGGACGGCGCGGTCACCAGCCAGTTCGAGAACCACCTGCGCGCCGCCCTCGACCTGCCTCTCGGGTCGCCCGCGCCCCGGGCCCGCTGGACCGTCATGGTCAACATCCTCGGCGGCGACAACCCCGACGTCGGACGCCTCTACGACGGCTACCCGCACGCCCTGGCCCGCGACCCGCGGCTGCGGGTGCACCTCTATGGCAAGGACCTGCGCCCCGGTCGCAAGGTCGGTCACGTCAACGTCTACGGCGACGATCTCGAGGACTGCCTCGAGCGGGGGCGGCATGCCGCCGCGTGGTTCCGGGGGGACCTGGGGAACGAGAGCGAGTAG